Proteins from one Staphylococcus sp. IVB6214 genomic window:
- a CDS encoding SLC13 family permease: protein MSDFDYFGKISIILFVVSLILFVTTSLPPTLVALLLLTTGVVLGLPKSLLLHSFNQDIIWLMIGAFMISGVLEQSGLIQRMTMWVLKQGHTRKMNRLIFGLVQLVSIVIPSTSSRAVILLPLYQQIIAKLPQFKTFYSLVFPVLILMGSNLTLLGAGSHLIGMGLLQAQNKETLSYFEFLYLAAPFGIVIAIISVWVIYRFTHMRHVTIHVDTHTEISQPYTRHEKKTLLLLILTIIFWLTEWLHQIDIAVVTFFIALIMTLPIFNMISFKESLKFINWNLILFVAAASALGTLLVEYKVIDQLQESLFSRLTTIKGIHDGILLILICIITVLSHLIITSHTTRAVVLIPSFLVLSELYHLNATSVVFIALIGMNYCLTFPVSSKALLVFFEGHAGFTSKQLIQLSLILTPVYIMLMVLFYYCYWQPIGLTL, encoded by the coding sequence ATGAGTGATTTTGATTATTTTGGCAAAATAAGCATTATTTTGTTTGTTGTATCATTGATACTGTTTGTAACGACGTCACTGCCACCTACATTGGTCGCATTGCTACTGCTGACAACTGGGGTTGTGCTTGGGTTACCCAAATCATTATTACTTCATTCGTTTAACCAAGATATTATTTGGTTGATGATTGGTGCTTTTATGATCAGTGGTGTATTAGAACAAAGCGGATTGATTCAACGCATGACAATGTGGGTATTGAAACAAGGACATACACGTAAAATGAATCGGTTAATTTTTGGGCTAGTACAGTTAGTGAGTATCGTGATTCCATCGACATCATCTCGTGCTGTGATATTGCTTCCACTATATCAACAAATTATCGCTAAGTTACCGCAATTTAAAACATTTTATAGCTTAGTATTTCCTGTTCTCATATTGATGGGATCTAACTTAACATTATTAGGTGCAGGAAGTCACCTGATTGGCATGGGGTTATTACAAGCACAAAATAAAGAAACACTGAGTTATTTTGAATTTTTATATTTAGCTGCACCGTTTGGGATTGTTATTGCCATCATTTCAGTATGGGTGATATATCGGTTTACGCATATGCGTCATGTGACAATTCATGTCGATACACATACAGAGATAAGTCAGCCATATACGAGACATGAAAAAAAGACGCTGCTCTTGTTAATTTTGACGATTATTTTCTGGTTGACGGAATGGCTACATCAAATTGATATTGCTGTCGTTACTTTTTTCATTGCGTTAATAATGACACTACCCATTTTTAACATGATCTCTTTCAAAGAGAGTCTAAAGTTCATCAATTGGAATTTGATTTTGTTTGTGGCAGCTGCGAGTGCATTGGGCACATTGTTAGTGGAATACAAGGTAATTGATCAATTGCAAGAATCATTATTTTCCAGACTAACAACTATAAAGGGTATACATGATGGTATTTTGCTCATATTGATATGTATCATCACGGTGCTGTCACATCTCATTATTACGAGTCATACAACACGAGCAGTCGTTCTAATCCCGAGCTTTTTAGTCTTATCCGAGTTATATCATCTGAACGCTACATCAGTCGTATTTATTGCACTTATAGGAATGAATTATTGTCTGACCTTCCCTGTCAGTTCCAAAGCATTATTGGTATTTTTTGAGGGGCATGCAGGATTTACATCTAAGCAACTGATACAGCTGAGTTTGATTTTAACGCCTGTTTATATTATGTTGATGGTGCTATTTTATTATTGTTATTGGCAACCAATTGGACTAACACTTTAA
- a CDS encoding glycerate kinase: MKIVVIPSGFKESLSAEEVGMAIKQGIDKVENSHDVNVIPMVDGGEGFAETIVKLKSGKLVHHKVTGPIGEEIDAYYGVFYENGIQTAVIEMAVIAGLKNVPKHMRNPLKTTTYGVGEMILKAIADGAERILIGCGDSGTNDGGIGMAQALGVRCYDASGQPIQVVGGGDIHHIHKIDYSGLNVDIKRIPIDVAVNWDNILCGESGVARVYGPQKGATPEQVALLSQNLEYLAELYGEISTKNLKYGQGTGASGGLGAGLIAICGAKLHPRFEIIMKYIQISDAIQSADLVFTAEGCLDYQTPHGKIPSEVARIAKLYQKPVIALAGTIGKNAKINYDNGIDAFVSIIPQPATLEDSIMDASRWLKSCAENAMRKVMIGIIIGKAMKSHVV; this comes from the coding sequence ATGAAAATAGTAGTAATTCCATCTGGTTTCAAAGAGAGTTTAAGTGCAGAAGAAGTGGGCATGGCGATTAAGCAAGGAATCGATAAAGTGGAAAATTCACATGATGTGAATGTGATTCCAATGGTAGATGGCGGAGAAGGTTTTGCTGAGACGATTGTGAAGTTGAAGTCAGGGAAGCTGGTTCATCATAAAGTGACAGGCCCCATAGGTGAAGAAATTGATGCATATTATGGTGTCTTTTATGAAAATGGTATACAAACTGCAGTCATTGAAATGGCTGTTATCGCAGGGTTGAAAAATGTTCCTAAACATATGAGAAACCCACTGAAAACGACGACATATGGTGTTGGAGAAATGATTTTAAAAGCGATTGCTGACGGAGCAGAGCGCATCTTAATTGGCTGTGGTGATTCAGGGACCAATGATGGTGGTATTGGCATGGCACAAGCACTCGGTGTTCGTTGCTATGACGCATCAGGTCAACCAATACAAGTCGTTGGTGGCGGTGATATTCATCATATTCATAAAATAGATTATAGTGGTTTAAATGTGGATATTAAACGTATCCCAATTGATGTTGCTGTGAACTGGGATAATATCCTTTGTGGGGAATCAGGTGTCGCAAGAGTATATGGTCCGCAAAAAGGGGCGACGCCAGAACAAGTCGCTTTATTATCTCAAAACCTAGAATATTTAGCGGAGCTTTATGGAGAAATATCTACGAAAAACTTAAAATACGGTCAAGGTACAGGGGCGTCAGGTGGTTTAGGTGCAGGTCTCATTGCGATTTGTGGTGCGAAGTTGCATCCGAGATTTGAAATTATCATGAAATATATTCAAATATCAGATGCGATTCAAAGCGCAGACTTAGTCTTTACAGCGGAAGGTTGCTTAGATTATCAAACGCCACACGGCAAAATACCGTCAGAAGTTGCAAGGATTGCGAAGTTGTATCAGAAGCCAGTGATTGCATTAGCAGGTACAATCGGTAAAAATGCAAAAATCAATTATGATAACGGTATTGATGCATTTGTCAGTATTATTCCGCAACCTGCGACATTAGAAGATTCGATAATGGATGCGAGTAGATGGCTAAAAAGTTGTGCGGAAAATGCGATGCGTAAAGTGATGATTGGAATAATTATCGGAAAAGCGATGAAATCACATGTTGTATAA